The stretch of DNA CCCGCGCGAGCTTCCGCGGAGACCTCCgggcccccgggccccggcccgAGCCTGCCCGCGGCGCGGCTGACCGGTGGGCGGGCAGTGGGGCGGTCGGCCCGCAGGGGCGAACTGGACGCGGCGGAGACCGGAACCCAGAGCCAAGACCCCGAAGCATTGGCGCAGCCAGAAGAACTCGCCACGGCCGGACGGGTCGGCCTTGCTTCCCGCTGACTTTCTGCCCCGAGGACTTATAAAGAGAGTCCtactggggggcggggagcaggggaggaaagTCTGTGGGGTTTCCACTCTTCGCCCGGAGTGGGTTTGGGAACCCTGCACTACCTTACATCAGCCAGCTAGCTCCCTAGACCTCGCTGCGCAAGCGGAATCCCAATGGCTGGGTGAAGAGCCAAAagctttcttaaaaagaaaaaaaaaaaagctgcaccTCACTGCGCATGTGCGagcctcaatttttttaatttttgacgTCATTTCTCTTTATCAAGACCCAAGCCAAATTTTTTGCTCAGGCATTACTCTGACGCCTAGGAAATATAGCAAAAGTACAGAAAAAACGGTTTTCAGTGTTTTTGCTTTCGCAAAAATAGCATAGGCTATTTATTCATTCTGTATATCCCCACAGGGATTATCAGAGCGTAGAGAGAGCTACCTTAACGTAGACTAATTGGAAGACGTCATGGCACAGCATCTCATTTTTTAAGAGGAGATATTTGCACTACAATTCTCAACTcccatcattttttctttgattcagaGAAAACATCTGAATGCTGCTAAAGCTGGGTTACTTTATTTCCTAATCCAACATTaccccatatttatttttttaagtgaataaagTTTCTTATATGAAAAGCATAAGAAAAGATTAATGGCCACCTATAAGAAAATACTAACACCCTTCTCATTAGTAAGGTAGAAAGTGAGTTATAAAGAAATGCTCTTTATTCTAGGagtgttttttctcttcctggtgaAAAAATACGTAATTGCTCATCACTTTAATTATAAGTCAAGGGTAAAGATCTTGGAGGTTTACAGATAAATGTTGAACTATACAAATAATGCCAGTATGTTTGTGGTCAAatcccaaagaaaaacaaacttacaATCTCTTTGCTTAACTGAGTATACCAAGTGGTGATAGTAAAGAAATAGACTTCTTGTAGCACAGTTggatagaaaaaaacatttttttaaaaaaatgtgatactTAGTGCTTTAAATAAATGGCGAATGTTTATGAGTGCTATGAATAACTGGTATCAATTAACTTTCTGGGAAAGGATGTTCCCAGAACCCATTGCAGACCATTATAATTGACTTATGTTGCACTAGAGTGTCTCTCTAAGTTTAGAGAGCCTGCATGAATTGTGTATGTTAAAGTTCTTGAAAATACACCCCCTTAAGTGTATTTTAAAGGTTGCTCTTATTCCATTGTAAACTTACTTTATTGTAGTGCATTTCCTTAAAAGTGTTCCCCAAAGTGACAAAAAATTAACAGGTGAGTAATTTGAGCAGAATGATCATTTGATGTAAGTGAATAAGGTCCAAATAAATCTCATAATctctttttcttcagaaaatgatGGGATAGCTTGAAGAGAAcccaagtgaaaatattttaagaaaattgtcaTGAGGCATATGTAGAAACAGCTGGTAAACACATTTTCTCAAGCTTATTCTGAGTTTTTCAGTTATACTAGAAAACAAACTGTAATGAATCATGTTCAAAGCAAAAACACTATCCTGAGTTAATTACTGATAGCATTAATTTTCTGATTCATGAACAGCTAGATGCTTTCTAAACATAATCTTTCCAGTACAATTTATACTTATGTATTTTGGAAGTGTGTTTACTGAACTTTGGAGTTTTGTTCAGGATGTTGGAAAGGAGTAAAAAATTATGCAGTAAAATTCTATAGAAATATAACCAATTCCAATAAAAGGTCCTCTGTGCGGAAGTACATTATGGATATGACGTGGTTGTCAAACCTAATTGTTTGCCTTTGAGTACTCATAGAAGAAATTCTACAGCCTTGGGATATAGACTCAAAAGCAGCAGCATTTCTGGTTTcagtttaaataaaacaatgaaatccATCATTATTCACGTCAATAGCGATAATTCACATGAATATGAATGTACTTTGATCTTATCCTTCAGTTCATTGAAAGACACAGTTGTAATGAAAAAGGGAGATAATCTCTTTAACTTGGTCCAAAGCAAGTTGTTGGAGCTTTTCATTCTTGAAAGACCATAGAAAGAAACTTTTCACTAAAGCCTTGCTTTCCTATTTTTAAGGTGATGGTGGGGCTATTTGGGCAAGCTACAGGTCATTATGTTGCCTCCAGGAACCAAGTAGTGCTAACTTTCTTCTTTGAAGTAAACTGTCTTATTTAGTGAACTTGACATTTTGTGTAGATTAAAGGTGAAACCCTTTTATAACATCATACCTAAGAGTCATTTTAGGAGTCATGTTGATTTGAGTTTGCCATCTGATATGATTAAGACATATTAACTACTTTTAGTAGGTTTTAAagcttatttaaattaaataggatatttaaaaaagcattgtCTTAGCAAATTAGCAATATCCAATACTAGCCCCTTAAATGTTCCTGTTGAACTCTAAAGATAGTTAATGCCATGTCTGTGCTCTATGAAAGTATGAAAGTCATTTTAATATCTCATTTTTATGGCTATTTAACCAGTCTTCAGGTAGTTTTGGTGGGGAAAAAGCCAAGTTACAACTTCTTATTTACAATTTATTGTTCTTAGAATTCTGGAAACATCTGTCAGATATTTTTAGTGGAATATACCATATCTGAAACATAATTAGATTAAAATATGATGAATGAAGATATCTGATTAATGTCACTAGCCTGAAAAATGTTtaggttttcagtgagttcattaaAGATATCCAAGCTTTATAATAGTTATTagtaaggttttgtttttctaataagGGTTGTTGAACTTCTGGAATCCTCTGGAaattcaacagacatttgttGAGTTGtgttaaaaacaagataaataaaacagatgcTTGTCCTCAAGAAGCTTCCTACTTATAAATTTCAGCACACCTGTGATTTACATGAAATTTCAACCCACGAAGAACACTGAACTAAGTAACTATTTAAAATCAGGACAGTTATTAAGAGTGAAGAAGTTTAGCAGTGCACCTATTTCCTGAGTTATCCTACTGGCTAAATAAAAAACTTTCCTGGATACTTTGGagatttttcttcaataaaaacctgtttaaaaCACTAACAGGGGGtcctgtttaaaaaatgaatcagtgtctcagaaccacagaaaatagaaaaggcagaaacATTCGTGTGGGTTAGTCAGTCATTTTCTTTATGCATCAAACCACTCAGTCCACACTGCCAAGGGGTGATGTGGTTCATCAAATGAAATGAACCATCCACTTATGTATAAACAAGGATAAGTATATGGATATAAGGTTTAAACTAACACGAGTGCTTATGTTGTGGATTTCGTGCAAAATATTCGTGGCAGACAAAGATGGAAGACAGTAGCATTTGTCTGTGGCTCTAACCCAGAGAAAAGCCACCATTACCAAAAGCAGACACaatcttaagcttttctttgtgATGACGTTACTAGAAAGGGAGTGGGCATCTGgtcttgacttctttttttaccACCATCCTTATTAATGATGTCAGGAAAGCTTTCTAATGGACTGACAAAGAATTTCGGTTCAAGGTGTAGACAGGGCACCTGGGGCTGGGACTAAGCAAAGCGCCCCTCTCTCGGGGGCTCAGGTGCCTGTTCAGCGCGGCAGGCGCTGCTGAGTGCGCTCTGAGCTCCCCTATTGTCTGCCTTGGGGGCAGGGCCAAGCCCCGGGAGCCGGCTTTTGAGCGGAGCTGAGGATCCTGAAAAAATGAGGACCCGGGGCGGGGACCAGAGATGTCAACGAGGGCCACCCCCAGAGTTGCAAATGCTCTCTACCCCGAGGTGTGCCGGGAGGCCCCGATACCAGCGGCAGCGGCCCCGGCTGCAACTCGCCGTCGTGTGGTTGCTACTGGCAACCGAGCCTCTGCGGAGAGCGCAGCCACGCAGCCCCTGGAAGGAAGGTGGCGGCAAGGGAAAGCGGCTGCGGCGCCGCGGTCTCGGCGAATCCGCCGCCAGTAGGACTCGCCCTCCCGCCCGCGCTCTGCAGCCCCTTGGGGCCTTGACCACAGCTGTGCCGCACGAAGGGCCAAAGGACTCCGGGGTTGGAGGTGTCGCTGCCTCTGGAGCGTCAAATTACTGGCGCCCTCCGCGAATGCAACATGGCAGCTGGGGCTCCCACACCCGGTTCCTTCAGTCTGCCGGGAAGCCAGGGACTGTGGACGCCGCAAAGCACCCGCCTGCTTCTTTCCAGGCCCGGAGTCTGCCCTGCTCGCGCCCCGAGTGGGAGCCAGGCGGAGCGCAGGGCAGCCTCGTGTGCGAACCCGCCTCACCTTCACCCCTCGGCCCTTTGTTCTCCACTTGGTGGGCTCCTCGCCCTCGGGGGCTTTTAATGTAAACCTTCGAAGAGGACGGCCCGGGGCGGGACTCCAGGCCTCCTGGCCCTGCACAGAGCTCTCTAGCTTCCCGGGTCTCTGGTGGGCTCCGGGCAGAGTTGGAAGTGCGAGTGCGGCGTCCCCACCCGCCACTCCCCGAGGAGCCGCCTCTCGTCGGGCGGCTCCCGGCCCGCTAGGCCCGGCTGGTTCGCCCGCCTCCCAGCCCAGAGGTTCGCGGCGGGGGCCTGGGCGGGGACGCGGGCCCGCGAGATGACGAGGCCCGTCAGGACCCCAAGGAAATGAGATTCCTTTCACCGCGGAGAGGAAAGCTGCGGGCTCGGTATAGCCTCAGTCATGGAAAAACGGGGAGGAAAACACCCCCTTAGGTCTGTGCTGGCCTTCATCGCGCTTCACACTGGCCCTCGGGTGGTGGCAGCGGTGGTCGCCCCAAGGAAACTTCCCCCACCCTGGGGTCCAGGGGCTCGAGGAACCGGAGCCTTCCACGAGTGGGGAAGGGGCTCACTCCTAGGGGGTAAAGGGAGAACCTAGGGGGagatttacatgtttaaaaaccgtggttggaaaaaaaatcatgccaCATGGACAAGCCAGTTGTGACGTTCAACACAACGTGCTACTGAAATACCGAAATCCGCCACCAAATGGCGGCTTCCGCAGTCGGCCGCACTGAGAGAGCGCTCGCCCGCGTCGCCCCTCTCAGGCCGCTTCCACGCCTCTGCCGTTGCCCCGACCCTCTCTCCCCGAAGTCGCTCCTCGCTCTCCCGGTTTCTGGGTGCACGCGGGACTCCCGGGTCAGAAGGACGTTTATACCCTGGGGGTCCGGCGGGCGCGGGCTCTGCAGGGAGCTGGCTGTGTCCCCGAGGCTTTCGGAGGCGACACTTCACTCCCGAGCGCCCGTTCCTCTGCCGAGGGCGCCGGGGGTGCGAGAGCACCGGCCCTTCCCAGGTTTGTCCTGCCCGGGACCCACACAGGCGTCGCTGTTGGTTCTCAAGGTGTGGTTCTTCGCCAAGATCTCCGGACTCCTGCGGCGCAGCCACCCCCTCTCCTCGATTCTGTCGCCTGGTCAAGTTTTCTTCCCAAAGGACTAGAGCCTGTTCTCCCCACCCAAGAAGCTCAACTGGACAGTTCTATCTCATCCTCGGCCTTTCCAGGCACATGCCTGCGAAACGCAGCCTTGGGGAACTTTCAAGGTGGCAGTGTTAATTTAGTTTACAATGCATCCAACAAAATCCCCAACGCCAAGGACACCTCGCTATTGAAGGAGAAAGGACATAGGACTTGAGGCAGGAGGTCTGAGCTAAGCGGTTATCTCGAACGACCAAGCAAAACCGCGGTTCTGCGGGCTTTGCACTCGAGGCGCTGCCCCCCGGACGTGGGTCCGTTTCCCGCCGGCGCTGTGCCTCCTGACCCGGCGGACCCGCCGTTGCCTCGCTTTCGGCAGGAAGGGGCCCACCTTGTGAGACCATGAGCACCGTGCTGTCGCCGCCGATCACCACGGGGTCAGACGTTGTAGAAACGACTTCGTTTCCCTGCCAGCCAAGCCGCTAAGGGCCTGACAATCTAGCTTTCAAAATTGGCGGGATGCGAATCCGCCCGGCCGAGCGCGGCGCGAGGCGAGCGGCGCACGCGCAAGATGGCCTCCCGGTGCCCCAGGCGGCCCGGGCTCGCGCCGGCCGGCCGGGCCCCGGCAGCGCGGTTGGTGGCGGAGGCCTGAGCCGCGGCTCCTCGCACGCCTCCGAGAGCTGCTGGTTAAAAAATGAGTGGGAGACGGGCGCTTTCCTCCGAAGGTGTCCGTTTGGTAAAGGTTCCCTGACCGGGAGGGGCAGCGCTGCCGAGAAAGGGAGGTCATTTTCTGCAGGCGGGCGTCTTGGGTGCTTTCCACTGAGCGCCAGAATATAAAAAGGCTTTTTAGGGGGTGATGGAGAGCCATCGATCTTTCCACCCTAAACGCCGTCGCGCCGGCTTTATCTTCTAAGTCGTGCAGCACTGTGCGCCGGTCTTAGGCTTTGGGCTTTGTTCCAGTGTCTTCCATCCTTGAGGGTGTGGAGACCGGGACAGACCTCTCTTATCCAGTCATCTCTTTATCTATTTCTGTGACGTTCCCTTTCTCATCCCAGTTTTCAACCCGTTTCCCCGAGTACCCTGGTCCTCAACTATCCACGCCTCCTCTCAAATTGGGTTCTAGCTACTTAGGAGGACAGCAGGCTGGAGAGCGCAGAATCGGCTCCGAACTTGAAATCGGGTTCTCTGTGAGGTTGGGATTTTGTGGAGACCCCCACGTCCAACAATCAGAGCAAGAAGTAATATTTGTATTGAAATATAAGTGATTGTTACACCACCACCTACTATTTGGGGAGTTCCTTCTGATAGTGTCTGGAAGGGatacataaaatatcttaaagaCAAGATTTAACATAATGGAAGGAATATAACTGGTTCACTGGAAGTTTTGgaacgcttttttttttttttgatgggttAAATGACACTTCGCAATGAGTTTTTCACATGCACTTGAACTTCTTCAGAAAACCCACAAGTATCTTAGAGTGCTGTCTTTCCAGAGATAAATGACTTTTGATGCCGTCGATTTGAAGACAAAAGTTGATAGTGAAGTCTTTATGAGACCTCTAGAAAATGCAcactaagaaaaagaaactggtgCAAATAAAGGAAATCCGTTTCaagaaccaaaagaagaaaaacgttaaaaaaaattaactgcgGAAACAGGAAACACTCGACTGTGTAAACATTTTCGCAGACTTTCATAATCAAAACTGGGCGATCTTAAGATTTGCAAGATCTACAGGCTCACAGTCTTCGAGGGACTATTTCCCCAAGTCTGATTTACTGGGAGGCTCTGATAGGTAAAGGATCCAGCTATCTGAAATCTGTAGTCCCAATTTAGTTCAAGGCTTTATTTTAGAGGagtcagaatttatttttaaagtgacctGAACAAGAATCACCTGTTGTAGTGTTCATTTTATACTCGAAGTAACATCCTCAAGTGAAATGACGTTATCTAACTAACCCAGAGCCTTAAGTTGGAGCTGCATTGTGTTCTTTGCACCATTAGATGTCTTTAAaggtatatgtttttaaaaaaggtcatttACATGTAATTTCATCAAGATCTTTGGGATAAAATTCGAGTTAGATTTAATGGGGGAAAGCAATAACATAAGCCAGAATTTCCAGTCATTCCAGGGCAATGAGAAactatacatttatcaaaactttATAGacatatatacaaaagaaaaattaatgcttCCCTTACCCCAGGATTCCACAAGAGTCTAGGTTCCCTGTGAACATTGTTTCTAAAAGTAGAATCCCATCCCTTTGAAGATTACTGTAAGCTAGTCTTCAAAAACCAAACATGTTCATTTCTTATTGGCAATGCAAGTAGTATGTCCTATTAAATGCATGTTAAGATTTCATAACAAAAACCTTGGTAGGCCTGCCTGTATGAGTGTACCAAAAGATTTCACAAATGAATATATCCGGGAAAATAGTTAAGAGGAAAGGGTGAAGAAAAGCCCCTACCAGATTACTCTGCCGGCTGCATTATTCCTCCAGAGATCTTAACATTTACACATACAGACATGGAAACTAAGCAATGTGGTTGGTGGGTTAAGGCAACTTTTTCCCCCCAACTCAGTGCAATTAACGGCCGgcaattttaaaagcagaatgtACTTGTAAAGTGGTATGCATGTGTAGAGCAAGATAGATCACTATTTACACAACAGCAAACAGCCTCATTCTCCTTCTGCGTTTAAGCTAAAATCTGTGGAATCAATTTAGGCATTTTCTGTGGAAAATATTGTTAGTACTAACTTTGTAGTATAGAATTCTAGAATACTTTTCGGAGGCAAAGCCAAACTTAAAGCCGACTTTTCATATACTCTGCTTTCACTGCTAAGCGTTAACAAAAGTTAGCAACTTTGATATAGGTTTTTGTAAGgttgaaattttttaaactgGTAGTTCAGCaagttttaaatctttattgtcAGAACTGTGATGGCTGACTATGGGAGAATGCAAAACAATGTAATCTTCTGTTTCAATAAAAACCAAAGAAGTTTTAGCTGAAATAGCCTGAAGCAACTCCCAAATAGTAGGGGGGGGGGTCcgttttctaataaaataaatgtacatgttTTCAAGTATGACGAGTGTTAAGCCATAAAGGCAACAgctaatgttttaataaataacttcCCAAGTAAGTCCATTGTTAAAGTTCCATCTTGATCTTACAACTTGGTTTTGTGTGAGTCAAATGACAGTCCACTAGCATTTGAAGTTTTTAGCCTTTGGaaaagttttttcatttttttatacacATGATCATCCAAAGTAAAATTACCACTTGAAACTTCCACTAacttttctttgtcttagataacaTCACAAAAAACTTGAGgcctagaaaaatgaaattggcACCAAAATTGGCAAACATGGGTAACTTTTACTTCAAagattataaagtaaataaacagaTACATCTTTCAATTGGGCTTTCAAGCAATTATACAACAAATCATGTACTTCTTAGCAACATCACTATTTAAGACAGCAATGGATTCTCTTTAGCTTTTAACCTGTTGTTATCCACAATAGGGTTTCCAAAATTTCTGCACATTGTGCTTTTCATAACAAATTTTTATTAGTCTTAGCTATTTTCTAAATGAATATCCATCCTTTCATTGGATTTTTCCcaattacaaatgaaaatttaattatacATCTATAATTAGAAACAACACAGTGGGACTGTACAAATTTaggtcaaaataaaaatatatgtattttgtggtttcataaaacttcatttactgtatttttaaagaaagcagaaGTAACAGCAATATATGTAATGATTTAATGACTATAAGCAAGACAAAGCAATAGAATTGTGCTTCTTTTGCAGACTGGGGACAATGAAATTGTTTAGCTACAATTTTCCCATACAAACATGAAACAAGATTCATATAGAATAAACACCCTCAACAAATAACTGATGGTTGATGAACACACACCAAGTTCGACCAAAGCAAAACACAAACTAAAGAGTGTTGGggttattcatattttaaattcaacatgctcactctatttaaaaattaatacctgTAGAAGCTCATAATAAATTGCTTCTTTTCCAGACATTAGAGAAAGGGCATATGCCATTGTTTAAAACTGTAAAAGCAAATGTTAAATTTGAAGTTACTACTACTATatcacatattaaaataatttagataaaatGCCTTCTTCCAGCAATTGgctggtttattttaaaatttgttttaagattATAGTGAtcagtatgtattttaaaaacacattaatttcACTATAAGCAATGGGAAATGAAGACACTATTTCCAAATTCCTTagttaaaagtttttctttactgCAACAATTCTAAAAGTAAACATGTACTACTAGAGAAAGCCAATATAATGATTTGCCAATTGCTTCCAAAGGAACAGACTTTAGAATTAGATatccacattaaaaatattatatgccGAGAAGGCTCAAACATAGGGTATCTGCAAAGGTCGAACCAGTTTGGAGAATTTTAACAACCATTTTTGAATGCATGAaacacaatattttctttatagtatttataaatatatcatacAATACTGTTTTCCTGTTATGTCATATACCAATATGGCATTGTACAATAAGCATAATGCCATCTGATTCTTACAAAAGCGAATCATTTAAACAAGTCAGTAAAATAAACGGAAGTACCCGCTTTTAGGCATACAGATTGTAAAACTGAAGTTTACTTTCCTTTGATCAGTTTTGTGTAGCAACAGAGAAGTAAAAATCAAACAGGAATCAAAATGGCTAAATATGCAAGAAATCGTTATTCACAGTGACATGGCTACATAGAATGCATTATTCTATGCATATTCTTCTGTTTGTTGAATTTCCAGATAAAAAGCACTTGTTTTCTACAGGTTCACAAAACAGCTTAATAACAAGAACAATCAAGGAGAATGTAATGTAGGCATTAGTTGAAATTAACAAACTATGGCCAAATCTTTATATCCACTGCAGAATAATTTCAAATCCAAAAAACAGTGAGACAGAAGCCATTTCATATCTTtcctaacacacagaaaaaaaatcttgcctgCCTTCTCAGAAACCAATTCTTTATAGGAACAGTCTTTCTTTTCAATTAACGTCCACATCAGTATCACATCTAGTCCATCTTTTATAGCCAAATTTAACGTCActacaaaagaaagcaaattagATGATAGTCACATGTATTAGCATCTATAAAGCTGTAATGGCATGAAGACATCTATATAAATCAggggtttaaaattttttccttaagGTCTCAGGTATCAACCAGATGAAGTTGCTGACGACCCATTTACTGATGATTTTCGAGGTCTATTGGCAAAGGAAGATTGGTGGTTACCGCTGGGGCTGTTGCTGGTTCCATTCATAGTACTGGaaatgtgaggaaactgaggatgaGGAGACTGAACTGGAGTACTGGGGctaggcaaacaagaagaggTGGAGGGAATACCTCCTGCTGGGCTGTTAGCCTTGTCACTCCCAGAGTCACTTTCCAGTTCTCCAGCATTTGTCAGTCCATCTCTCTGGTGACTGATCTTCATTCTTTTACAAGTAGGTCGAACTCTGTATTTCAAAGGAAGGGGACCATTCTACAAagttaaaagggggaaaaaaatcagtcttAACTCTTTAAATACAGTTTACCACAATAATCTGTATTAGATATCCTACTTACCCTTCTCCAGGTATAAATGTAGGCAATATCCATTAGTGTATAGTAATCCTTTAAAGGTTCCTCTTCATACATGACATCAATCTATTGAAAAATGGTATTTCAATTAAGTATGACAAAGAACAAAGGTAAgtctagatttttcttttgtcatctaaatataataaaaaatgctttaaaaaccaTTTTCTCCAAACATTTGTACAAAGAATCCCTCTTGTAATCTCAAACGAGGgaaaatatttcctgaaattATTTAGGGATTTGTTTTCATAGCACAAaacagaagttattttaaaagatacttccATGTTAAAtactaaataacattaaatttaaaaaaaattctattgttcaaaatctaaaaagaaaaaagtcactgaattaaaaaaaagagaaagagatgtatataaaatgtatgaaagATTAAAAAGTACATACCTGGAAAGTATTAGGTATATCCATTTTACTTCTGAGAAACTTTCTTAGGTGCATCACAGTCATTGCTGCTGGGCATCGTAAATACCTTTTATCATTCACCTAagtacatttagaaaaatattttttattctcaattttcagattaaaaaaagttttaggtTGCCTGAATATAATAAAAGGTGTCCCCCAAGCTGGGATATGACTAAATTTTCAACTATGTTTTGagattactatttttataaatattaaatgaaagtaTACTTGATATAATAAGGAAACTTTATATAAAGCATTAAACATTAAGATATTTTGTAACAATAGTAATCATATAGgaaataaattctatttattaactaccagataatttttaaacatcaaacATGGCAAATTGCTTTTATTTGACAGCATCATCTGACCCTAGAATATTCTAAAGGACAACATACAGTTGTAAAATTTAGAatctaaacaatgttttttttatgCTTTGAGGACATGGAACCTTACTTACCTCCTCCTTAGAtttctccttgtctttgtttACTTTCCTATCCAATCTAGGAAACAGATCATTTATTAGTAAAACAATGTATCtagtaaacacataaatataaaacatatttcctAAAGAATTCACCTGTTTTGATCAAAGAATTCAATGGATAAGCTTATTATCTCATCATCGGTTATAATTCTCTTATCTTCATCTGCAACTTCTCCTCTGTCTTCATTAGAGCCATTGGCAGCTGTAAAGACATTTTgaaattcaatattaaaaaattaagtatttaattaaatagtatatatatatatatatatatatatatatatatgagaatagAAGTGATACTagattaaattcaaatttaagaaTTACTGAGTGAGTTCTCCCTCCAAATAAATGTCTTCCCAGGTCCCAAGAGTTTACCATCAGCTGAAGGATGAGCTGCATAAAAATCCCTTCTTCTCTTCATTTCATCTAAAGGGGGAAGGGGacaagaagacttaaacatttggtaaaatgggtaaaactgataaaatactttttaaaattcatttttaagcaAGTT from Phyllostomus discolor isolate MPI-MPIP mPhyDis1 chromosome 1, mPhyDis1.pri.v3, whole genome shotgun sequence encodes:
- the BMI1 gene encoding polycomb complex protein BMI-1 isoform X1, with translation MAGSARPVPNLERDGATEPQSRIRPSHPGTRVSARSGPSPRPTWRIFYQTEMHRTTRIKITELNPHLMCVLCGGYFIDATTIIECLHSFCKTCIVRYLETSKYCPICDVQVHKTRPLLNIRSDKTLQDIVYKLVPGLFKNEMKRRRDFYAAHPSADAANGSNEDRGEVADEDKRIITDDEIISLSIEFFDQNRLDRKVNKDKEKSKEEVNDKRYLRCPAAMTVMHLRKFLRSKMDIPNTFQIDVMYEEEPLKDYYTLMDIAYIYTWRRNGPLPLKYRVRPTCKRMKISHQRDGLTNAGELESDSGSDKANSPAGGIPSTSSCLPSPSTPVQSPHPQFPHISSTMNGTSNSPSGNHQSSFANRPRKSSVNGSSATSSG
- the BMI1 gene encoding polycomb complex protein BMI-1 isoform X2, which produces MHRTTRIKITELNPHLMCVLCGGYFIDATTIIECLHSFCKTCIVRYLETSKYCPICDVQVHKTRPLLNIRSDKTLQDIVYKLVPGLFKNEMKRRRDFYAAHPSADAANGSNEDRGEVADEDKRIITDDEIISLSIEFFDQNRLDRKVNKDKEKSKEEVNDKRYLRCPAAMTVMHLRKFLRSKMDIPNTFQIDVMYEEEPLKDYYTLMDIAYIYTWRRNGPLPLKYRVRPTCKRMKISHQRDGLTNAGELESDSGSDKANSPAGGIPSTSSCLPSPSTPVQSPHPQFPHISSTMNGTSNSPSGNHQSSFANRPRKSSVNGSSATSSG